Proteins encoded by one window of Cellvibrio sp. KY-GH-1:
- a CDS encoding Re/Si-specific NAD(P)(+) transhydrogenase subunit alpha, giving the protein MKIAITKERRAHERRVAATPDTVKKLIALGFSVAIEQGAGEASRIPDSDYQAAGASIESDTANLLRDADIVLKVQRPLLAGEGDINELALIKRGALLIAMLSPYADPAAIIQYAQAGVTAMTLEFVPRITRAQSMDVLSSQSNLAGYRAVLEAINVYDRAMPMMMTAAGTIAPARVMILGAGVAGLQAIATARRLGAIVSATDVRAASKEQVESLGGKFVMVDSEEVKNAETAGGYAKEMSDDYKRRQAELVAETLKKQDIAICTALIPGRKAPTLINDEMVHSMRPGSVIVDLAAEQGGNCTLTKPGEIVEVNGVSIIGLLNIPSRLSADASALYAKNCLNFITPMVNADKQLAVNWHDEIIAATVLTRDGDIVHPNFKPATAA; this is encoded by the coding sequence ATGAAAATAGCCATCACCAAAGAGAGACGGGCACACGAACGCCGTGTTGCCGCCACACCCGATACCGTAAAAAAACTTATCGCGCTGGGCTTTAGCGTCGCCATCGAACAGGGGGCAGGTGAAGCCAGTCGCATTCCCGATAGCGACTACCAAGCAGCCGGCGCCAGTATCGAAAGTGATACGGCAAATTTATTACGCGATGCAGACATTGTATTAAAAGTGCAGCGCCCACTCTTAGCCGGTGAAGGCGATATTAATGAACTCGCATTGATCAAACGCGGCGCCTTGTTAATTGCCATGCTCTCGCCCTACGCTGATCCCGCTGCGATTATCCAATACGCGCAGGCGGGTGTTACCGCCATGACACTGGAATTTGTACCGCGTATTACGCGCGCGCAATCCATGGATGTATTGAGCTCGCAATCCAACCTTGCGGGTTATCGCGCCGTATTAGAAGCGATTAATGTTTACGATCGCGCTATGCCGATGATGATGACGGCCGCTGGCACCATTGCGCCCGCGCGGGTGATGATACTCGGTGCGGGTGTCGCCGGTTTGCAAGCCATTGCTACCGCACGCCGCTTGGGAGCAATTGTTTCTGCCACCGATGTGCGCGCGGCTTCCAAAGAGCAAGTGGAAAGCCTCGGCGGAAAATTTGTGATGGTGGACAGTGAAGAAGTTAAAAATGCCGAAACCGCTGGCGGCTACGCCAAAGAAATGAGCGATGACTACAAACGTCGCCAGGCAGAATTAGTTGCCGAAACATTGAAGAAACAAGACATTGCAATTTGCACCGCGTTAATTCCCGGCCGCAAAGCGCCAACATTGATCAACGATGAAATGGTGCATTCCATGCGCCCAGGCTCGGTGATTGTGGATCTCGCCGCAGAGCAAGGCGGCAACTGCACACTCACCAAACCCGGTGAAATTGTGGAAGTGAACGGCGTAAGTATTATTGGCCTGTTAAATATTCCCAGCCGTTTATCTGCTGATGCCAGTGCACTCTACGCAAAAAACTGTTTGAATTTTATTACTCCCATGGTGAATGCCGATAAACAGCTGGCGGTGAATTGGCACGATGAAATTATTGCTGCAACTGTGCTCACGCGCGATGGTGATATTGTTCATCCCAACTTTAAACCTGCAACGGCGGCTTAA
- a CDS encoding UxaA family hydrolase: MSSSIIVLHDRDNVGICKVALPAGVLYAEKDVTLQRDIPALHKFAIRPIAQGEAILKYGQTIGFASQDIPAGEHVHVHNCIMGQLEKDYGFCEETKPTAFLPAEKRATFQGYKRLNGKVGTRNYVGIITTVNCSATVAKAIAQHFTFSGELEKYPHIDGVVAMTHDSGCGMRSDGEGYETLRRTFNGYARHPNFGGVMMVGLGCETMQIQRVMQECGLADSKTFTAYTIQDVGGTRLAIEKGIETLRAMLPLVNECQRETVPASELIIGLQCGGSDALSGVTANPALGIAGDILVRHGGTVILSETPEIFGAEHLLTRRAESPAIAQKLLDRISWWEDYTARNDFELNNNPSPGNKAGGLTTIIEKSLGAQAKSGSTNLTDVFLYGEDITTKGFVFMDSPGYDPVSATGQVASGAQILCFTTGRGSAFGCKPAPSIKLATNSKIFAHMNEDMDLNCGKVLDGEVTLEQNGQEIFEEILAVASGKKTKSELLGYGDNEFIPWKIGAVV, translated from the coding sequence GTGAGCAGCAGTATTATTGTTTTGCATGACAGAGATAACGTGGGTATTTGTAAAGTGGCCCTGCCAGCCGGGGTTCTGTATGCAGAAAAAGATGTCACCCTCCAACGCGACATTCCCGCCTTGCACAAGTTTGCGATCCGCCCCATTGCCCAGGGTGAAGCGATTTTAAAATACGGCCAGACCATTGGTTTTGCCAGCCAGGACATTCCCGCCGGTGAGCATGTGCATGTGCACAATTGCATCATGGGTCAACTCGAGAAAGATTACGGCTTTTGCGAAGAAACCAAACCCACTGCCTTTCTCCCCGCTGAAAAACGCGCAACATTCCAAGGCTACAAACGCCTGAATGGCAAAGTGGGCACGCGCAACTATGTGGGCATTATCACCACGGTTAATTGCTCCGCGACCGTGGCCAAAGCCATCGCCCAACACTTCACCTTTTCCGGCGAGCTGGAAAAATATCCGCACATTGATGGCGTAGTGGCCATGACTCACGATTCCGGTTGCGGCATGCGTTCCGACGGTGAGGGCTACGAGACCCTGCGTCGCACTTTTAACGGCTACGCGCGCCACCCCAATTTCGGCGGCGTAATGATGGTGGGCCTGGGCTGTGAAACCATGCAGATCCAACGCGTGATGCAAGAGTGCGGCCTCGCCGATTCCAAAACATTTACGGCCTACACCATTCAGGATGTGGGCGGCACTCGCCTCGCGATTGAAAAAGGCATTGAAACCCTGCGCGCGATGTTACCGCTGGTGAATGAATGCCAACGCGAAACAGTACCCGCGAGTGAATTGATTATTGGTTTGCAGTGTGGCGGTTCTGATGCACTCTCCGGTGTCACGGCCAACCCGGCACTCGGAATTGCGGGCGATATTCTGGTTCGCCATGGCGGCACGGTGATTTTATCCGAGACGCCGGAAATTTTTGGTGCGGAACATTTGCTGACACGTCGCGCAGAAAGCCCTGCCATTGCACAAAAATTATTGGATCGCATCAGTTGGTGGGAAGACTACACCGCACGCAATGATTTTGAATTGAATAACAATCCTTCACCGGGCAATAAAGCGGGCGGGTTAACTACCATTATTGAAAAGTCGCTCGGTGCGCAAGCCAAGAGCGGCTCCACCAATTTGACCGATGTATTTCTTTACGGCGAAGACATCACCACCAAAGGTTTTGTGTTTATGGATAGCCCAGGTTATGACCCGGTATCCGCCACCGGGCAAGTTGCGTCGGGCGCACAAATTTTATGTTTCACCACTGGCCGCGGCTCTGCCTTTGGTTGCAAGCCAGCACCGAGTATCAAACTTGCTACCAACAGTAAAATCTTTGCCCATATGAATGAGGACATGGATTTGAATTGCGGCAAGGTGCTGGACGGCGAAGTAACACTGGAACAAAACGGCCAGGAAATATTTGAAGAAATTCTGGCGGTGGCCTCCGGCAAAAAAACCAAAAGCGAATTGCTCGGCTATGGGGATAATGAATTTATTCCCTGGAAAATCGGGGCGGTTGTTTAA
- a CDS encoding glycoside hydrolase family 28 protein — protein MAAVGCTALGVLGGCAHSPKLSGAGADVWAQAEQIRQLVQPPVFPARTFDIRDYGAKAQAGFDNSSAIATAILACHNAGGGKVLVTGGRYLSGPIHLRSNVNLHVDEGATIAFITDPKAYLPAVFTRWEGMEIMGYSPLIYAYQQSNIAVTGKGTLDGQGNRTTWWPWKGGNFSSVNWSIPGVPTQEAARNKLMQDMENNVPVAERIYADGAYLRPPFVQPYSCKNVLIEGVTITNAPFWLLNPVLCENVTIDGVKLVSLGPNSDGCDPESCKNVIIKNCLFDTGDDCIAIKSGRNADGRRINIPSENIVISHCEMRNGHGGVVIGSEISGGVRNVFVEHCTMSSPELERGIRIKTNSVRGGVIENFYIRDITIGEVQTAIVIDFHYEEGDAGKFTPTVRNISISELKCGSAQQVFQVRGYKRSPIQSLQLANCDFKTVKNIGVLEELDKFVAKNVKIQGVEFKV, from the coding sequence ATGGCGGCTGTTGGTTGTACAGCACTCGGTGTTTTGGGTGGTTGCGCGCACAGTCCCAAGCTGTCTGGTGCGGGTGCTGATGTTTGGGCTCAAGCAGAGCAGATTCGCCAGCTGGTCCAACCTCCGGTCTTCCCGGCACGCACCTTTGATATTCGCGATTACGGGGCGAAAGCCCAAGCGGGTTTTGATAATAGCAGCGCAATCGCTACAGCAATTCTCGCCTGCCATAACGCCGGCGGCGGTAAAGTGCTGGTGACGGGCGGTAGATACCTGAGCGGCCCCATTCATCTGCGCTCCAACGTAAATTTACATGTTGATGAAGGTGCGACTATCGCCTTCATTACTGATCCCAAAGCCTACCTGCCGGCGGTATTCACCCGTTGGGAGGGAATGGAGATCATGGGCTATTCGCCCCTTATTTACGCCTATCAGCAATCCAATATCGCGGTAACCGGCAAGGGTACGCTGGATGGCCAAGGCAATCGCACTACCTGGTGGCCCTGGAAAGGCGGCAACTTCAGCAGCGTTAACTGGAGTATTCCCGGAGTACCCACACAGGAAGCAGCGCGCAACAAACTTATGCAGGACATGGAAAACAATGTGCCTGTAGCAGAACGTATTTACGCCGATGGCGCGTACTTGCGCCCACCCTTTGTGCAACCCTATTCCTGCAAAAATGTATTGATTGAAGGTGTCACCATCACCAATGCGCCCTTCTGGTTATTGAATCCGGTGTTGTGTGAAAACGTGACGATTGATGGCGTTAAGTTGGTGAGCCTGGGGCCCAACTCGGATGGCTGCGATCCCGAATCCTGCAAAAACGTCATTATCAAAAATTGTTTATTTGACACTGGTGATGATTGCATCGCCATTAAATCCGGCCGCAATGCGGATGGCCGTCGCATTAATATCCCGTCTGAAAATATTGTGATCAGCCATTGTGAAATGCGTAACGGCCACGGTGGTGTAGTGATTGGCAGCGAAATTTCCGGCGGTGTGCGCAATGTATTTGTCGAACATTGCACCATGAGCAGCCCGGAGCTGGAACGCGGCATTCGCATTAAAACCAATTCCGTGCGCGGTGGTGTGATCGAAAATTTTTATATTCGCGATATCACCATCGGTGAAGTGCAGACGGCGATCGTGATTGATTTCCATTATGAAGAAGGCGATGCCGGAAAATTTACCCCGACAGTGCGCAATATTTCGATAAGCGAACTCAAGTGCGGCAGCGCACAACAGGTATTCCAGGTGCGCGGATACAAGCGTTCGCCTATTCAAAGCCTCCAACTTGCCAACTGCGATTTTAAAACCGTAAAAAATATTGGTGTGTTGGAAGAACTGGATAAATTTGTCGCCAAAAACGTAAAAATCCAGGGCGTTGAATTTAAAGTTTGA
- a CDS encoding TonB-dependent receptor, translated as MRKFAFNPLVLAMAAAALPMSVYAQDNQSGDNTVEEVLVTGSFRDSLANAMNIKKNQNGFVDAIVASDIAEFPDNNLAESLQRISGVAIQRSGGEGRGITVRGLGPAFTTVRLNGMETMSTTGGTDSGVGNNRGRGFDFNTFSSDLFSSLTVHKTNSAEIQEGSLGATVDLKAAQPFDYDGFVFTASGQLGYNDLSEETDPGAAFLISNTFADGKFGALLSVAVSERSVKDEGYSTVRWSNQVTNRFKTVKGQTVGSGGTAGYTEAPANPNDFDIVNGWCKDVDNKPSTACVLQDANRPFAPRIPRYDSYTHEMERTGASLSFQFRPTDSTEISFDNLFAKFDATRQEVFMQGSLNPGTNLTTGSVLDYAIEDNTMKYASLTGVRLISENRFDEMSTDFSQNTLKLKQEFTDSFRMDAMYGQTKSDFANPIQNTLMMQAENQAFTYDYRNYSSPVLTFGAGAYDAASWKAGAVRQRPQSTVNESEALSVAFEYDVNDNLKLKFGADNKDFDFSTNQFVLGAGEGANGVVLASNPDFIQEYDSGLGDGRAWLIPNRSLIMDSYNLFEAAMVPNYGSTYEVGEETLGAYVQLDYNFEVGSVPVRGNIGVRDFETDQTSSGWINGNLASREYLTYEHTYSDTLPSFNLTVEPLSDFFIKAAYSEGISRAAPGSIVPTTTIAATGTTRTITTGNPELEPTKAKSYDLGAEWYFSEEGLLSITLFKKEIASFVTSARSSVIYTDTGLPVQAAINACAAAGQPTTTCNENVDWAVTVPTNTPGGDLEGYEISYQQPFTFLPGVFSNFGTILSYTSVESDIDYLDVNGNYIKTRPLTGLSDETSAATLYYENDTFSGRVSVVERSGYITSAVGTEGSPENGTNGTVNVDASFGYNINDNIKITLEALNLTDEVDDQWVGSEDNQRLSYYHNTGIQYNLGVQYKY; from the coding sequence ATGAGAAAGTTTGCCTTTAACCCGCTCGTACTCGCGATGGCTGCAGCGGCATTGCCAATGAGCGTTTACGCGCAAGACAACCAAAGCGGCGACAACACTGTCGAGGAAGTACTGGTAACCGGTAGCTTCCGCGACAGTTTGGCGAATGCAATGAATATCAAGAAAAACCAAAACGGTTTTGTGGATGCAATTGTTGCGTCTGATATCGCGGAATTTCCAGATAACAACCTCGCTGAATCATTGCAGCGTATTTCAGGTGTGGCGATTCAACGCTCTGGTGGTGAAGGTCGCGGTATTACGGTTCGCGGTCTTGGCCCGGCATTTACTACCGTGCGGTTGAACGGTATGGAAACCATGTCTACTACTGGTGGTACTGACTCAGGCGTTGGTAACAACCGTGGCCGCGGGTTTGACTTCAATACCTTCTCTTCAGATTTGTTCAGCTCGTTGACCGTACACAAAACTAACTCTGCTGAAATTCAAGAAGGTTCTTTAGGCGCAACTGTTGATCTGAAAGCTGCGCAGCCATTCGATTATGATGGCTTCGTATTTACCGCGTCCGGCCAATTGGGCTACAACGATCTTTCTGAAGAAACTGATCCGGGCGCTGCGTTCTTAATTAGCAACACATTTGCTGACGGAAAATTCGGTGCGCTCTTGTCTGTCGCTGTTTCTGAACGCAGTGTAAAAGACGAGGGTTACAGTACTGTTCGCTGGAGCAATCAAGTAACCAACCGTTTTAAAACTGTGAAAGGTCAAACTGTTGGTTCAGGGGGCACAGCGGGATATACCGAAGCACCTGCTAATCCCAATGACTTTGACATTGTTAACGGCTGGTGTAAGGACGTAGACAATAAACCGTCTACCGCGTGCGTTCTGCAGGACGCTAACCGTCCATTTGCTCCGCGTATTCCTCGATATGATTCATACACGCATGAAATGGAACGCACGGGTGCTAGTTTGTCATTCCAGTTCCGTCCAACCGATTCAACGGAAATCAGTTTTGACAATTTGTTCGCAAAATTCGACGCAACTCGTCAGGAAGTTTTCATGCAGGGTTCGCTCAACCCTGGCACCAACCTGACAACTGGTAGTGTGTTGGATTATGCGATTGAAGATAACACCATGAAATACGCAAGTTTGACGGGTGTACGTTTGATTTCTGAAAATCGTTTCGATGAAATGAGCACAGACTTCTCGCAAAACACGTTAAAGTTAAAGCAAGAGTTTACTGATTCATTCCGTATGGATGCAATGTACGGTCAAACCAAATCAGATTTTGCTAACCCAATTCAAAATACGCTGATGATGCAGGCTGAGAATCAAGCGTTCACTTACGATTATCGTAACTACAGCTCGCCAGTGTTAACCTTTGGTGCTGGTGCATATGATGCGGCTTCCTGGAAGGCCGGTGCTGTACGTCAGCGTCCACAGTCAACCGTCAACGAAAGTGAGGCACTGTCTGTTGCGTTTGAATACGACGTTAATGATAACCTCAAGTTGAAATTTGGCGCAGACAATAAAGATTTTGATTTTTCAACCAACCAATTTGTCTTGGGTGCTGGTGAAGGCGCAAATGGCGTTGTGTTAGCGTCCAATCCTGATTTTATTCAGGAATATGATTCAGGTCTTGGTGATGGTCGCGCATGGTTAATTCCGAATCGTAGTTTAATTATGGACAGTTACAATCTGTTTGAGGCTGCGATGGTGCCTAACTATGGCAGCACTTATGAAGTTGGCGAAGAAACTCTGGGTGCCTACGTCCAGTTAGATTACAACTTCGAAGTAGGTTCAGTTCCAGTTCGCGGAAATATTGGTGTTCGTGATTTTGAAACAGATCAAACTTCAAGTGGATGGATTAATGGCAACCTGGCAAGTCGTGAATACCTCACCTACGAGCACACTTATTCAGACACTTTGCCGTCGTTCAATCTGACAGTAGAGCCGCTAAGTGATTTCTTCATCAAAGCAGCTTACTCAGAAGGCATTTCAAGAGCAGCGCCAGGCTCAATCGTACCAACTACCACTATTGCTGCTACCGGTACCACTCGCACCATTACCACGGGTAACCCTGAGCTTGAGCCAACTAAAGCTAAAAGTTACGACCTGGGTGCGGAATGGTATTTCTCTGAAGAAGGTTTGCTGTCTATTACTTTGTTCAAGAAAGAGATCGCCAGTTTTGTTACTAGCGCAAGAAGCAGTGTGATCTATACCGATACTGGCCTGCCTGTTCAGGCAGCAATCAATGCTTGTGCTGCGGCAGGGCAACCTACTACAACGTGTAACGAAAATGTTGATTGGGCCGTTACTGTACCAACCAATACTCCTGGTGGTGATTTGGAAGGTTATGAAATTAGCTATCAACAACCGTTTACTTTCTTGCCGGGTGTATTTAGTAACTTCGGTACAATCCTTTCTTACACCAGCGTTGAATCGGATATCGATTATTTAGACGTGAATGGTAACTACATAAAAACCAGACCTCTGACGGGGCTTTCTGACGAAACGTCTGCAGCAACTTTGTACTATGAGAACGACACCTTTAGCGGTCGTGTTTCTGTAGTTGAGCGCAGTGGGTATATCACCTCAGCCGTAGGCACAGAAGGCAGCCCGGAAAATGGCACTAATGGAACCGTAAACGTTGATGCGTCATTCGGTTACAACATCAATGACAACATCAAAATTACCTTGGAAGCATTGAATTTAACTGATGAAGTGGATGACCAATGGGTTGGTTCAGAAGACAATCAACGTTTGTCCTATTACCACAACACCGGTATTCAATATAACCTCGGTGTGCAATACAAATATTAA
- a CDS encoding TonB-dependent receptor — protein sequence MNNYKFHPLALAIAIAAMPVYAQDNQSGDNTVEEVVVTGSFRDSLKNALNLKRNSSASIDSIVAEDIGDFPDNNLADAMARVPGVNITRVGGEGAQINVRGLSADFSRVRVNGMETIAAGYNNKGRAFDFNIFASELFSRIDVRKTQTAEIEEGSLGATVDLFTARPLDSSESTYAVNYSQGFNDRSENSDPRISGLASIVNDDGTLGAAFSVAYSQRSLIQEGHNSGRWERLGDPATGNNRWKNAASLPAAVNYANIPRFPRQLDRSIDLDRLGVTGTFQWRPADETLFTFDAMHADLGYQQTDLTLTPISLARTGTTGRRETTVTDYYIDAATNSMQYATLSGVDVRSENAFVDADTSFDQFSLSGEHSFSDSVRLKALVGSSESKTELKEESTAILEKFNADFAYDYRGKAWNPSLTYNFDLKDPASWKISELRDRPGDTTNIYHVGQLDLAWDLNDVFTAKIGASVKKFEFENNKSARDKAIINQTAIPQGNSVSVPSGCGLTLANLSVDSSLGSLYTPSNGANTFFLPDMKKVADKVGFFSNTTCFPLTATAGEDRAVDELDSGQYVQLDFKTEVFNMEFTGDLGVRYVKTEQDARGLVSGADVIVSREYTDSLPALNLALQPVDDVMLRASWAKVMTRPGLGSLTPGGSVDRFNRAYTAGNPNLDPFRADALDVSVEWYFADESLVSLAWFEKDIESFPANISVNVPWTSLGLPDSLLSGGPATSSDIFNFKSTGNGEGGKLDGWELQYQQPFTFGPAWLQNFGIKANVTVIESKVNRGTAEAPVWRRLDGQSDDSYNGTLWYENESGFSGRISYTFRSDYQTNATTVLKDANPVLNSALPVGSDNSDDAGVVDASFSYQLNDNLKLTFDALNLTDEPETLLISDYGLVDTTLKSGRQYYVGAQYSF from the coding sequence ATGAATAACTATAAATTCCACCCCCTGGCACTGGCCATTGCGATTGCTGCAATGCCGGTTTATGCACAAGACAACCAAAGCGGTGACAACACTGTTGAAGAAGTGGTTGTTACTGGTAGCTTTCGTGACAGCCTTAAAAACGCGCTGAATTTGAAGCGCAATAGTTCCGCCTCTATCGATAGTATTGTTGCGGAAGATATTGGCGATTTTCCGGACAATAACCTTGCCGATGCAATGGCGAGAGTTCCTGGTGTAAACATCACCCGTGTTGGCGGTGAGGGAGCGCAAATTAACGTTCGCGGTTTGTCTGCTGATTTTAGCCGCGTTCGTGTTAATGGAATGGAAACAATTGCTGCCGGCTACAACAACAAAGGTCGCGCGTTTGATTTCAATATTTTTGCATCAGAACTATTTAGTCGTATCGACGTAAGAAAAACACAAACCGCTGAAATTGAAGAAGGTTCTTTGGGAGCAACAGTTGATCTTTTCACTGCGCGCCCGTTGGATTCTAGTGAGAGCACCTATGCAGTAAATTACTCGCAAGGATTTAATGATCGCTCTGAAAATAGTGATCCGCGAATTAGTGGTTTAGCAAGTATTGTGAATGATGACGGAACCTTGGGTGCCGCATTTTCTGTGGCCTATTCACAAAGAAGTTTGATTCAAGAAGGTCACAATTCAGGTCGCTGGGAACGTTTAGGAGACCCTGCAACTGGCAACAATCGCTGGAAAAATGCAGCATCATTACCTGCTGCAGTTAATTATGCGAATATTCCTCGGTTCCCTCGCCAGCTTGATCGTAGTATTGATCTGGATCGTTTGGGGGTAACAGGTACTTTTCAGTGGCGCCCGGCTGACGAAACTTTATTTACGTTTGATGCAATGCATGCGGATCTTGGTTATCAGCAAACTGATCTTACCCTGACCCCAATTTCTTTAGCTCGTACTGGCACAACAGGTCGCCGTGAAACGACTGTGACTGACTACTATATCGATGCAGCCACCAATTCAATGCAATATGCAACTTTGAGTGGAGTTGATGTACGTTCGGAAAATGCGTTTGTTGATGCCGATACGTCGTTTGATCAATTCTCACTATCTGGCGAACATTCATTTTCAGACAGCGTTAGATTAAAAGCGTTAGTAGGCTCGTCCGAATCCAAAACGGAGTTGAAGGAAGAATCGACTGCAATTCTTGAAAAATTCAACGCTGACTTCGCCTATGACTATCGTGGGAAAGCTTGGAATCCGTCACTTACATATAACTTTGACCTAAAAGATCCTGCAAGTTGGAAAATTTCTGAGTTGCGAGATCGTCCGGGAGATACCACAAATATTTACCATGTTGGGCAACTTGATCTTGCTTGGGACTTGAATGATGTTTTCACCGCTAAAATTGGTGCGTCGGTGAAAAAATTTGAATTTGAAAACAATAAATCTGCACGTGACAAGGCGATTATTAACCAAACTGCAATTCCTCAGGGTAACTCGGTGAGTGTACCTTCGGGTTGCGGATTAACGCTGGCGAACTTGTCTGTGGATAGCAGCCTCGGCTCCTTGTATACACCGAGTAATGGTGCCAATACGTTCTTCCTCCCTGATATGAAAAAAGTTGCCGATAAGGTTGGCTTTTTTAGTAACACAACTTGTTTCCCTCTCACTGCAACTGCAGGTGAAGACCGCGCCGTGGACGAGCTGGACTCTGGCCAATATGTACAGCTCGATTTTAAAACTGAAGTTTTCAATATGGAGTTTACCGGCGATCTTGGTGTGCGCTATGTGAAGACAGAGCAGGATGCAAGAGGATTGGTCAGTGGGGCAGACGTGATTGTCTCGCGCGAATACACCGACTCACTCCCCGCTTTGAACTTAGCGCTTCAACCAGTCGATGACGTTATGTTAAGGGCATCCTGGGCTAAGGTGATGACTAGACCAGGGTTAGGAAGTTTAACCCCGGGCGGTAGTGTAGATAGATTTAACCGTGCCTACACGGCGGGCAATCCAAACCTGGATCCTTTCCGCGCTGACGCCTTGGATGTTTCTGTGGAATGGTACTTCGCCGATGAGTCGCTAGTATCGTTGGCCTGGTTTGAGAAAGATATCGAATCATTCCCTGCGAATATTTCAGTCAATGTGCCTTGGACATCGCTCGGCTTGCCAGACAGCCTTTTGAGTGGTGGGCCTGCAACCTCGTCTGACATATTTAACTTCAAGTCAACAGGTAATGGAGAAGGTGGAAAGCTTGATGGCTGGGAGTTGCAATATCAGCAGCCTTTCACTTTTGGTCCTGCATGGTTACAAAACTTTGGTATCAAAGCTAACGTGACAGTTATTGAATCTAAGGTTAATCGCGGAACGGCTGAAGCGCCTGTGTGGCGTCGTCTCGATGGCCAATCTGATGACAGCTATAACGGGACGCTTTGGTATGAAAATGAATCCGGCTTCTCTGGACGTATTTCATATACGTTTAGAAGTGATTATCAAACCAACGCAACTACCGTGCTGAAGGATGCAAATCCGGTGTTGAATAGCGCGTTGCCGGTAGGTAGTGATAATAGTGATGATGCTGGAGTGGTTGATGCGTCGTTCAGCTATCAACTTAACGATAATCTGAAATTGACATTTGATGCATTGAACTTGACTGATGAGCCAGAGACTCTGCTGATTAGTGATTACGGTTTAGTAGATACTACACTTAAATCGGGTCGTCAGTATTACGTAGGTGCACAATACTCATTCTAA